A single window of Marinobacter sp. LA51 DNA harbors:
- a CDS encoding LysE family translocator → MYNFWPEFLTVALVHLLAVASPGPDFAIMLRQALSQSRHHALLTAVGIGLGILVHVAYSLLGIGLIIQQSVWLFSVLKVVGALYLTWIAIQCLRSRAGGIHVNAEPGTPQTGLAALRLGFLTNALNPKATLFFVSLFSVVISPDTPVALQAGYGLYMAFATALWFALVAVFFTLPRVRRGFNRFGHWLDRMMGGVLLLLAGQLLLSTVSGSEPPSGSSPGTDL, encoded by the coding sequence GTGTACAATTTTTGGCCTGAATTTTTGACTGTAGCCCTTGTGCATCTTCTGGCGGTGGCCAGCCCGGGCCCGGACTTTGCCATTATGCTCAGGCAGGCGCTCAGCCAAAGCCGACATCATGCCCTGCTGACCGCGGTGGGTATCGGATTGGGTATCCTGGTGCACGTGGCTTATTCGCTACTGGGTATCGGCCTGATTATCCAGCAATCGGTATGGTTGTTCAGCGTCCTGAAAGTGGTCGGCGCCCTGTACCTGACCTGGATCGCGATTCAATGCCTGCGTTCGCGCGCCGGAGGCATTCACGTCAACGCTGAACCGGGCACGCCCCAAACGGGCCTGGCGGCGCTGCGACTGGGTTTCTTGACCAATGCCCTTAACCCCAAGGCTACCCTGTTTTTTGTTTCCCTGTTTTCCGTGGTGATCAGCCCGGACACCCCGGTTGCCCTGCAGGCCGGTTACGGCCTCTATATGGCCTTTGCCACCGCGTTGTGGTTTGCCCTGGTTGCGGTGTTCTTCACCCTGCCCCGTGTCCGCCGGGGCTTTAACCGGTTTGGCCACTGGCTCGACCGCATGATGGGCGGCGTACTGCTGTTACTGGCCGGCCAGTTATTGCTGTCTACAGTGAGCGGATCAGAGCCTCCGTCTGGCTCCAGCCCAGGCACGGATCTGTAA